The Lewinella sp. 4G2 nucleotide sequence GTAAACCTTCTGGAACGTCCGCGAAAAGTGGGCCAGTTCTTTAAATCCGCAGTCGTAAGCCACGTCGGAAATTCGCCCATCGGTTCTGCGAAGTAACTCCGCCGCCCGCTCCAGCCGTCGCTGACGGATGAAGCCAGCGGGTGCATCGCCGTAAGTCTTTCGGAAGGTTCGTTTAAAGGTAGAGAGGCTCATCCCGCAAAGGTGGGCGAGTTCCTCGGTACTCAAATCTTCGTAGAGGTTGACCTCAATCACGGACTGAAAGTCATAAGTAGTTGGCGTAAATAATCCGGCAATCAAGCGGCGGACGTCGGCAGCCTTCTCCGTTCGGGCCAGCAGGAGGAGTAATTCCTTGATCTTCAGCTTTTGCAACTCATCATTGACCAGGGCGGGGTTATCGAAGTAAAACTGTAGTCCATTGATGTAAGCA carries:
- a CDS encoding AraC family transcriptional regulator — its product is MITQHHAFELAGKKTFERVVGCPPLRVPVVMPDEACFYYVIEGDSRSYTPTGTVKQQADEGLVLRCGNYFSEFLSNRSDRFEAVAIHLYADTLRMIYDRDFPDFLAEIDRVQPIHFEHRVASELITAYINGLQFYFDNPALVNDELQKLKIKELLLLLARTEKAADVRRLIAGLFTPTTYDFQSVIEVNLYEDLSTEELAHLCGMSLSTFKRTFRKTYGDAPAGFIRQRRLERAAELLRRTDGRISDVAYDCGFKELAHFSRTFQKVYGVSPTEWRRGH